The genomic interval TATAACGGAATGCTAAAAACACTCTGAGGTATTAACTTACCATAAGCCACAACCACACCGACATCAGGCTTGAAATTTTTAATTATTTTTACATCTTCATTCGACAATTTTTCCGGCTGATAAACAGGCAAAGAAAGCTTTAAAGCGGCGGTTTTAACGGCCGAAGCGGTAAGCATAAGCTTTCTTCCTTTGGGTTTATCGCTCTGTGTGAAAACACAAAGAACGGCTTCAGTTTTTGTAGCATCTTTTAAAAAGTTTGCGGCTACTTCAGGTGTTCCAAAAAAAATAATTCTAAGTTTTTTATTTACCATTTATTCTCTTGCTTTCTTATTTCTATTTCTTTTTTAACTTCCTGCCTTTGAAGCGGTGGCAAATTGTCTAAAAGCACTTTGCCATTTAAATGATCTATTTCGTGTTGCAATGCCCTGCTGAGCAACATATCTTGGGCATCTACTACAAAAACTTTGCCGTTTTCGTCTAAAGCG from Endomicrobiales bacterium carries:
- a CDS encoding peptide deformylase produces the protein PMVFINPKIEKREGVSHAEEGCLSFPGIYRKIKRAKFVRVRALDENGKVFVVDAQDMLLSRALQHEIDHLNGKVLLDNLPPLQRQEVKKEIEIRKQENKW